CTTGTTGGCGATCGAATAGCTGGCCTGCGCGAAGAACGACATGAGGTTGCTCATCGTGCGGCCGCCGCCGATCGAGGGCGGGAAAAGCGACGAACCCGACTTGTCGCCGATACCGGCCGGCGACTGCATCATGTCGGAATTCAGGTCGTAGCCCGTGAAGTTCGACGTGTACCATTTGCCCTGGAACATCTCCATACCGGCTACGGCGTTGAGCGAATGTCCGTTGGCGAAATCCTTGTTGACGTTGATGGTATTGGTCCACGTGTAGCGGAATAGCTCCGATGAGGTCTGGCCGTAGTAACCGTGGTTCTGCTGCGCATTGGGATGGTCGCGGTGCAGCGTCGACACGTTGCGGTTGTACATGAAATCCAGTCCGAAATTGGTCTTTACGGAGAGCCAGTCTGTGATGGAAGCTTTCGCATACACCGAAGCGACGGTTTTCAGGCGGCCCGTTTCGCGGTCGTAATATTTGGTGATGAGCGTCGGGTTGTCGACGTTGTACCAGTCGTCGGGCGACTCGTAGGGATAGGCCAGCAGCGTAGTAAACCACGGGTTGCCCCAGTTCTGGCGTCCGGCACCGGCTTCGGGGTCTGCGAAGTTGGTCTTGCTGTAACCGACCGTGGCCTTCAGTCCCAGGTCGAGCCACTTGGTCGCCTTGTGGTCGATATTGAAACGTGTCGAATAACGGTCGAGGCTCGACTTCTTGAGAATCCCCTGCTGCGTCAGGTAAGAGCCCGAGATGAAGAACCGGGTCTTGTCGCTGCCGCCCGAAACCGAAACGCTATGCTCCTGCAGGAAACCCGTCTGGGTCATCAGGTCCATCCAGTCCGTGTCGGTGGCGCGGGCCTTGGCCAGACGCGCGAGGTCGGCCTCCGAGGCCGTGCCGTCCATTTCGCGCTTGAGGTACTGCATCATCGGATAGAAGTTGCTGTTGGGTTCCGACATCACGCACTGCAGCTGGTACTGGAGGTTCTGCTCGCTGTTCATCATATCGATGTAATCCACCAGGAACGAGAAACCGAACTGGTTGCGGTAGTTGATGTTCGTGCGTCCGCTGCGTCCGCTTTTGGTCGTGATGACAATCACGCCGTTGGCGCCGCGCGAACCGTAAATCGCCGTGGCCGAAGCGTCTTTCAGCACCTGGATGTCGGCGATGTCGTTGGAGTTGAGCGCCGCGAAATCGGCCGATTGCACCATCACGCCGTCCATAATATAAAGAGGAGTGTTGCTACCGTTGATCGATCCTGTACCGCGGATGCGGATCGATAGATCGTTGCTGCCCGGTTGTCCCGAACCGCTGGAGATCATCACACCGGGCGTCTGGCCTTGCAATCGGTTTTCGAGCGTCGGCGACGACTGAAATTCGAGCTTCTCGCCCTTCACTTGCGAAAGAGCTCCCGTGGTTTGGGCGCGGCGTACGGTGTTGTAACCTACGACCACGACCTCATCGAGCCGCTGGGCGTCCTCTTCGAGTCTGACTTCGATCGCCGTGCGCGAAGCGACGGCTACCTCCTGCGTACTGTAACCTACATACGATACGGAGAGAACGGCGTCGTCCGGACAAGCGATAGTTGTAACGCCATTGACATCGGTCGAGGCGCCCGATACGGTTCCCTTGATCACGACACTCGCACCGATTACCGGCCCCGCCTGGTCAACGACAATCACCGTACGCGCGGCGGTCGTCTTCTGCTCCTGCGCCGACACGGTCAATCCCGGCAACAGGGAGAGCAGAACCATACAAACAGAGTAAAAGTGTAATTTCATTAATTTTTGGTTTAGGTTGATAAAATGGTTTCCGTAGAACAATAGTTTCGTAAATCATGCGGGAGCGGTAATTTCGGGCCCTGAAACGCTGCCCGCAGTTTTGAGAGAATAGACTATTTCAAAGTCATGGGAAGTCAGTTGGTTCGGTTTGAGGTTTATACAAATTTAGCAAACAGCCCCGGGGAAAGGGATGCATCGCGGACAAAAAAAGTATCCTGATTCGCACAAGGTAAATTACCACCTCTTTTATGCGAATCAGGATACTTTTCCGCTCCCGGTGCAAACTACTGCTTCGTACGGTATTCCTTGGGTTTGAGCCCGTATTTCTTCTGGAATTCGCGGTAGAAATAGGACTTGTTCGAAATCCCCACGCGGTACATGATCTCCTGAATGGTGAGGTGGGTGGTCGTCAGCAGGCGGGCCGCATACTCGAAACGGTACTCCTTGATGAATTCGCTCGGCGTGCGTCCCGAAATCTTCTTGAACTTCCGGTAGAAATTGCGGGCCGTCAGTCCGAGGCGTTCAGCAATCAGTTCCATGCGCAGGTTCTCGCTCTCGATATGCTCCTGTATGGTGTCCACGACGGTGTCCATGAAAAGTTTGTCGGTCTGATGCATCTTCTGTCCCTCGACGACCGTATAGACGCTCTCGGGCGTATTGTAATAATCCTTCAGCATCCGGCGGCTGGCTATCAGCCGTTCGACCGTGGCGCAGAGCACGGGCACGGAGAACGGTTTGGTCAGGTAGGCGTCAGCTCCCGACACCAGCCCTTCGACCTGCTCGCTCTCGGTAATCTTCGCCGAAACGACGACGACCGGGATACCGCGCAGGAATTTATCGCTGCGCACGGCATTCACCAACTCCAGTCCGCTCGCGCCCGCCATGACGATGTCGGTGATAATCAGGTCGGGCGTCATCTCGCCCAGGCGTGCGAGCGCCTCGGCCACATCGTGGCACGTGCTGACGCGGAACTGCCCGGAAAGCGCCGATTCGATCAGCCATACGATGTCCTTGTTGTCGTCCACGACCAGCACGAGGGGTTTTTCACCTCCGCGCGGCAGGGTCGGAGCGACACCGGCCGGCTTCTGCACCGCCTCCGCACCGACATCCCCGTCCGCCACCTCCCGGTATGGCAAGCGCACCGTGAATTCGGCATACCGGCCGACCTCGCTATCCACCGAAATCTCCCCGCCGAGCGCCTGCACCAGCCCGCGGCAGATGAAGAGCCCCAGCCCGTTGCGCGACGTGGAGTCGGTGTACATATTGCGATCCATACTGTCCAGGATACGGTAACGGTCGAAGACATGTATCAACTGCTCGGGGGCTATTCCCCGCCCCGTGTTCCGGACTTTCAGCTCCAGCCCGTTCCCAGCTGCCGTCGCCGAAATGCGGATACATCCCCGCTGAGGCGTGTATTTCATCGCATTGGACATGAGGTTGAAGACCACTTTCTTCAGGAATGCGGCATCGGTGTTCCACGTCAGCTCCGGCGGTACCTCCAACAACAGTTCGATGCCGTTGCGCTCCGCAGCGTCGGCGAACGAGCGTACCTGCACGCAGAGCATCGCGGCGATATCGACGCTATGGATATGGACGCGGCCGAATCCCTCCTCCTCGATTTTCCGGAAATCCAGTATCTCCTGAATCAGGTCGTTCAGGCCTTTGACATTCTCGTGCATCACATCCGTATACTTGTGCAGCTGCGGATTCTCCGCGCTCAGTTGTGCGATACGCTCGTTCATGCCGTTGATAAGCGTCAGCGGCGTACAGAGTTCATGCGAAATGTTGACGAAGAAATTGAGCCGCGCCTCATAGAGCTTCTCGCGCTGTTCCTCCTCCAGCCGGGCTACGACACGCTGCTGCTGCCTGCGGTAATGCCTGCGCAGCAAGGCGGCAAACAGCCATACGAGCCCTACCGCGAGCAGGATATAGCACACGAGGGCTACCGTCGTGCGGTACCACGGCGGCAGCACCGTCAGGGGCAGCGTGTAGACCTGCGTGGCACGATCCATGACGTTGCTCTTATAGCGCACGTGCAGCAGGTAACTGCCCGCGGGAATATTCATAAAGGCGACGCGGTTGTTTTTCTGTAATTCCACCCACTCGTCGGAATAGCCCTCCAGCATGTAGGAATACTCGTAGTTATCGCCATTCAGGTAGTCGACAGCCACGAAAGAGACGGCGAAGCCGGTCGTACGGGGCGCAATACGCACCGGGAGGGGGTCGTGTCCGTCGCCCGTATAATCCGACAGCGGCACGAGTGTTCCGTCCGGCAGTTTGAGATCCATGAAGCGCAGCCGGGGTTTGTAGTTAGAGGGAGGCTCGGCCGCGGGGTCTATCCACACCACGCCGTTCACGCCGCCGAAAAAAAGCCGGTCGGTATAGGGACATTTCCAGTAAGCGTCGTCGCAGAACTCGATGACGCGCAAATCGGAAGAGGAGTAGTTGTGGAAAAAGTCATGGCCGGGGCTGTACTGCGCGAGGCCCTTGTTCGTGCTCAACCAGATGCAGCCGTGCGCATCCTCCAGCACGCCGTGTATCATGTCGTTGACGATGCCGTTGCGGCGGTTGAACTGCCGGATGTCACCCTCGGGCGTAAGCAGTATCAGCCCCGAACTGGCGCCGCAGTAGAGTCCCGACTCGCGGCTCTTGCACAGGCAGAGCA
This Alistipes onderdonkii DNA region includes the following protein-coding sequences:
- a CDS encoding SusC/RagA family TonB-linked outer membrane protein codes for the protein MVLLSLLPGLTVSAQEQKTTAARTVIVVDQAGPVIGASVVIKGTVSGASTDVNGVTTIACPDDAVLSVSYVGYSTQEVAVASRTAIEVRLEEDAQRLDEVVVVGYNTVRRAQTTGALSQVKGEKLEFQSSPTLENRLQGQTPGVMISSGSGQPGSNDLSIRIRGTGSINGSNTPLYIMDGVMVQSADFAALNSNDIADIQVLKDASATAIYGSRGANGVIVITTKSGRSGRTNINYRNQFGFSFLVDYIDMMNSEQNLQYQLQCVMSEPNSNFYPMMQYLKREMDGTASEADLARLAKARATDTDWMDLMTQTGFLQEHSVSVSGGSDKTRFFISGSYLTQQGILKKSSLDRYSTRFNIDHKATKWLDLGLKATVGYSKTNFADPEAGAGRQNWGNPWFTTLLAYPYESPDDWYNVDNPTLITKYYDRETGRLKTVASVYAKASITDWLSVKTNFGLDFMYNRNVSTLHRDHPNAQQNHGYYGQTSSELFRYTWTNTINVNKDFANGHSLNAVAGMEMFQGKWYTSNFTGYDLNSDMMQSPAGIGDKSGSSLFPPSIGGGRTMSNLMSFFAQASYSIANKYNFSASLRHDTSSKFYEDNASATFWSVGASWLISSESWFDNAKWLNQLKLRASYGTTGNQDGVSDFGTFDGYYNSSYNGESGYSHGQLGNSELRWETSAQTNVGLDVSVLDSRVNVTFDFYNIKTKDLYMSKNISMTSGFSSILANAGSIVNRGVELGVNTTPVKTQNFQWDLGFNYTYNKSEITDLGTWSNKEGRYKNGNTLYELGRPLGTWIMPYYAGVSPANGMPVFYDNYGQLTTDINQAYMADHLGTYEVPVFGGITTRLRYKGVQLDAQFTYAYHYTVMNCQRWYMDNHKFNGNKPVRMLRMWMKEGDVTDVPAFRDGIQPSPMASQFLEDASYLRLKTLRLSWTLPDRWMRKTRFIRNLTLYAQGENLVTWTGYTGADPEVNGAQDVMSYPKPRTITFGVDMNF
- a CDS encoding hybrid sensor histidine kinase/response regulator transcription factor; translated protein: MLFRFPHSSWLPACRRLLLLLPALVLAAGLSARSLVKADVQLANNAVLAMYQDEDANMWIGTYDGLHLYNGKNTFVFRMELDNEFSLCSNIVLEIAPAEKGYLWVATSLGINKFSLRERRVVESYMQYVDVENIASDSEGNTVLFSGEDFITCYRPGRAFFEDVYIPGVRAAEIVAVWSEAPRVFCTLGRDGELVRYRLNDGEGKSLVRVSGRQLSARPVRKAFFNGGRLHFVDTSGGLWRYTYKDESLVLLSDLSQLGETGFTVSTVCSFGDEVYVGFLAGALGRVPEKGGRCELIASDYRVFCLWADCNQDILWVGTDGYGVHMYCDKEELFTTLLMEDMPQKVLKPVRAIHTDDRGNLWIGTKGDGVIRIRDYESYAGGNIPVDHLTRFDRGKGLTSNEVFSFCSSPARNVIWLGTSGPGLTYYAYRDDRMRTLPLQPGMPEIRGVHQMCEVNDSTLYLACDTDALVELTIGKGDRPVVTAMRRYRFRLERRDCNEFYALIRESDSTLLLGMRGGYGLIRFDMRTKKYVFVDMHRLQSRALGDLLCLCKSRESGLYCGASSGLILLTPEGDIRQFNRRNGIVNDMIHGVLEDAHGCIWLSTNKGLAQYSPGHDFFHNYSSSDLRVIEFCDDAYWKCPYTDRLFFGGVNGVVWIDPAAEPPSNYKPRLRFMDLKLPDGTLVPLSDYTGDGHDPLPVRIAPRTTGFAVSFVAVDYLNGDNYEYSYMLEGYSDEWVELQKNNRVAFMNIPAGSYLLHVRYKSNVMDRATQVYTLPLTVLPPWYRTTVALVCYILLAVGLVWLFAALLRRHYRRQQQRVVARLEEEQREKLYEARLNFFVNISHELCTPLTLINGMNERIAQLSAENPQLHKYTDVMHENVKGLNDLIQEILDFRKIEEEGFGRVHIHSVDIAAMLCVQVRSFADAAERNGIELLLEVPPELTWNTDAAFLKKVVFNLMSNAMKYTPQRGCIRISATAAGNGLELKVRNTGRGIAPEQLIHVFDRYRILDSMDRNMYTDSTSRNGLGLFICRGLVQALGGEISVDSEVGRYAEFTVRLPYREVADGDVGAEAVQKPAGVAPTLPRGGEKPLVLVVDDNKDIVWLIESALSGQFRVSTCHDVAEALARLGEMTPDLIITDIVMAGASGLELVNAVRSDKFLRGIPVVVVSAKITESEQVEGLVSGADAYLTKPFSVPVLCATVERLIASRRMLKDYYNTPESVYTVVEGQKMHQTDKLFMDTVVDTIQEHIESENLRMELIAERLGLTARNFYRKFKKISGRTPSEFIKEYRFEYAARLLTTTHLTIQEIMYRVGISNKSYFYREFQKKYGLKPKEYRTKQ